The following are from one region of the Paenibacillus bovis genome:
- the trxA gene encoding thioredoxin: MAIVNVSDQSFTNEVEGQGTVLVDFWAPWCGPCKMLAPILDELATEVGDSVKIAKVNVDENPETASRFGVMSIPTMIFFKDGQPVDKVVGLNSKDSLKSILAKHQ, encoded by the coding sequence ATGGCAATCGTTAATGTATCTGATCAATCCTTTACAAATGAAGTAGAAGGACAAGGCACAGTATTGGTAGACTTCTGGGCACCATGGTGCGGTCCTTGTAAAATGCTTGCTCCAATCCTGGACGAGCTGGCAACTGAAGTAGGCGACAGCGTGAAAATCGCTAAAGTCAATGTAGATGAAAACCCTGAAACAGCTTCCCGTTTCGGCGTAATGAGTATCCCTACAATGATCTTCTTCAAAGACGGTCAACCAGTAGATAAAGTAGTAGGCCTGAACTCCAAAGATTCCCTGAAATCTATCCTGGCAAAACATCAATAA
- the dnaI gene encoding primosomal protein DnaI yields the protein MESIGDLLRQMKSTRFREQSNKIATQLFTDPLVLELRSQHPELTDQELMTNLSKLYQYVGDQRNCDNCPGLDQCPNDFQGHYTKLSVQSSEEGARLHERKAPCQKQLSRQHEQQVRQRIHSFYVDDRALNEGYNAVEIVSKDIERVPAVKKIFGYINEVKQNGLPAKGLYLVGHFGTGKTFLMSYMLHELAKAGYTGVIVYMPEFVEDLKSMFQDNNRMKETIEIMKNTDLLIFDDIGAENLNPWVRDHVLGAILNYRMERKPTFYTSNYSLEALLQHLSFTNKDGEERYKGERLMNRIAPFVDVISVSGENKRGDMPGEQ from the coding sequence ATGGAATCCATCGGTGATCTGCTGCGGCAGATGAAGAGTACGCGCTTTCGGGAACAATCGAACAAGATTGCCACGCAGCTGTTCACGGATCCGCTGGTGCTGGAGCTTCGCAGCCAGCATCCGGAGCTAACTGATCAAGAGCTGATGACCAATCTTAGCAAGCTGTACCAGTATGTCGGGGATCAGCGTAACTGCGATAATTGTCCCGGACTCGACCAATGTCCCAATGATTTTCAGGGACATTATACCAAGCTCAGTGTACAGTCATCCGAAGAAGGAGCCAGACTGCATGAGCGCAAGGCACCTTGCCAGAAGCAGCTGAGCAGACAGCATGAACAGCAGGTCAGACAGCGAATTCACAGCTTTTATGTGGATGATCGCGCGCTTAACGAAGGGTATAACGCTGTGGAGATCGTATCCAAGGATATCGAACGTGTTCCGGCAGTGAAAAAGATTTTTGGTTACATTAATGAAGTGAAACAAAACGGACTGCCTGCCAAAGGGCTGTATCTGGTCGGACATTTTGGTACCGGCAAAACGTTTCTGATGTCTTATATGCTGCATGAATTGGCCAAAGCCGGCTATACCGGCGTGATTGTATATATGCCGGAATTTGTGGAAGATCTCAAGTCGATGTTCCAGGATAATAACCGGATGAAAGAAACCATCGAGATTATGAAAAATACGGATCTGCTGATCTTTGATGATATAGGTGCAGAGAATCTGAACCCATGGGTACGTGATCATGTGCTGGGAGCTATTCTGAATTACCGGATGGAACGCAAGCCTACCTTTTATACTTCCAATTATTCACTGGAGGCGCTGCTGCAGCATCTCAGTTTTACGAATAAGGATGGCGAAGAACGTTACAAAGGCGAGCGCCTGATGAACCGGATTGCTCCATTCGTGGATGTAATCAGTGTGAGCGGAGAGAACAAAAGAGGCGATATGCCAGGTGAACAATAA